One genomic region from Mangifera indica cultivar Alphonso chromosome 17, CATAS_Mindica_2.1, whole genome shotgun sequence encodes:
- the LOC123201111 gene encoding uncharacterized protein LOC123201111 yields the protein MSIASSKQSFPTNALSPTPKPRTKTLCTSVANSNQMITKILPGCPSGWWICFGYGVPYYGGCGCSPFSFFALGPSIVVGIGGGFDLLVIFMFIGSGAAVVRRFFGSKGNDEY from the exons ATGTCCATAGCTTCATCAAAGCAAAGCTTCCCAACAAATGCTCTCTCACCGACCCCAAAACCACGGACAAAGACTCTTTGTACTTCTGTTGCAAATTCCAACCAGATGATCACAAAAATTCTACCAG GGTGCCCCTCTGGTTGGTGGATATGTTTTGGCTATGGTGTGCCATACTATGGTGGCTGTGGTTGTTCCCCGTTTTCCTTCTTTGCTCTTGGTCCAAGCATTGTTGTTGGCATAGGAGGAGGATTCGATCTTTTggttatatttatgtttattggtAGTGGTGCTGCTGTTGTGAGAAGATTCTTTGGGTCGAAAGGCAACGATGAGTACTAA
- the LOC123201120 gene encoding probable receptor-like serine/threonine-protein kinase At5g57670 has translation MKFIRTNSLKRLFSLKRRGFDEDVSTFSSPRESIEDDNNSEGSFRITKSSSPTPTWRCFSFEEISAVTNGFSSENLVGRGGFAEVFKGVLQDGEEIAVKRLTKCATDDRKEKDFLTEIGTIGHVSHPNVLSLLGCCIDNGLYLIFQFSSRGSVASLFHDVNLPTVDWKIRYKIAVGTARGLHYLHKGCQRRIIHRDIKSSNILLTADFEPQISDFGLAKWLPSQWSHHSIAPIEGTIGHLAPEYFMHGIVDEKTDVFAFGVFLLEMISGRKPVDGSHLSLHSWAKPILKQGELDKLVDPRLQGSYDVTQLNRLAFAASLCIRASPMWRPTMSEVLEVMTEAETDRDRWKMPEEEEDQQEFGGFEDLEYECDTSFSISPQNQSLLEVLN, from the exons ATGAAGTTTATAAGAACCAACAGCTTGAAGCGCTTGTTTTCATTGAAAAGAAGAGGCTTTGATGAAGACGTTTCCACTTTTTCAAGCCCACGTGAGTCGATTGAAGATGACAACAACAGTGAAGGTAGTTTTAGAATAACAAAGAGTTCTTCTCCAACACCAACTTGGAGATGTTTCTCTTTTGAAGAAATCTCTGCTGTCACCAATGGTTTCAGCTCAG AGAATTTGGTTGGAAGAGGAGGCTTTGCTGAGGTTTTTAAAGGAGTTCTACAAGATGGAGAGGAGATTGCTGTGAAAAGGCTAACAAAATGTGCAACTGATGACAGAAAAGAGAAGGATTTCTTGACAGAAATTGGAACTATAGGCCATGTTTCTCATCCAAATGTGTTGTCACTTCTTGGTTGCTGCATTGACAATGgcctttatctcatttttcaattCTCCTCTAGGGGCTCTGTCGCTTCACTATTTCATG ATGTGAATTTGCCAACAGTAGATTGGAAAATAAGGTATAAAATTGCAGTTGGAACTGCGAGAGGTTTGCATTATTTGCATAAAGGCTGTCAAAGAAGGATAATTCACAGAGATATCAAGTCTTCAAACATTTTATTGACTGCAGATTTTGAACCTCAG ATATCTGATTTTGGATTGGCGAAATGGCTTCCATCTCAATGGAGTCATCATTCAATTGCTCCAATTGAAGGCACAATTGG GCACTTGGCTCCTGAGTACTTCATGCATGGAATTGTGGATGAGAAAACAGATGTGTTTGCCTTTGGAGTCTTTTTACTGGAGATGATTTCCGGCCGGAAACCTGTTGACGGTTCTCATCTAAGCTTACACAGCTGG GCCAAACCAATTTTGAAGCAAGGAGAACTTGACAAGCTGGTAGATCCAAGGCTCCAAGGGAGCTATGATGTTACTCAGCTTAATAGGCTCGCCTTTGCAGCATCTCTCTGTATCCGTGCATCCCCCATGTGGCGTCCGACCATGAGTGAG GTCTTGGAGGTGATGACTGAAGCAGAGACAGATAGAGACCGGTGGAAAATGcctgaggaagaagaagatcaaCAAGAGTTTGGGGGATTTGAAGATCTTGAATATGAATGTGACACATCCTTTTCAATCTCCCCTCAAAATCAATCTTTACTGGAAGTTCTTAATTGA